In Planctomycetaceae bacterium, a single window of DNA contains:
- a CDS encoding cytochrome c peroxidase: MKHVSLFVSICLLAFSIAFTTAEDPVPPVTPGVVDLSLEPSPPLTDGDRRQLCPPSPQPKPWLMIPHGGMHSEGCERVALQDLEMDFSGTRRKAAEMRKAMLEREPVSTPQRLKRKSEVNANAIVTDLSELIQDRNAAIALGKAFFWDMQVGSDGQTACASCHFRAGADGRGASMGVARRMMTNDAAADEFGTEDSADLADELYVIVYRNRWQHMTNFDDLLAKLAVQGMERLLASPENLSTARKAIEVCKLTTSDAAVVSAWDRISKSQDAGTTPSRQQETIIELVISALEFAKMVERTSTGAVQIAAADEGLNSQSEEKKEQLRTRLIQGLNPDQLRAARNLSRAFSPFKEEVEAGLKSQSVRAPASEPTVGSTAKPEQGTFRKREERLANAPTVVNAAMNDRLFHDGRAANVFNGYDHLGDEAGRDGYGKWTYQGGRWRRVLIRIPDAALASQATGPLLSAAEMSWFGRQYHHVAKKLLGRYPLKNQEVSKSDSHLHAYVAKDGTGLSVTYEELIRKAFRRKWWAADVHGQKLRVQEGDSLTGKRPFLRQTEMNFSLFWGVALMLYQQELVSSDSEFDRLMDLRRKGESLYPEGITHAERVRIQEIMKGLGVFQGHACADCHRAPEFAGATLATVYGPILEFEGPLDAVNAETEQNEFANWLMAGQPGIDARIERMLFRADMAPRFYDSGFYNIGVTSDDPAAEDFDPGVAGDVRIDLSTNSQGALLSISQRFGQGLVTDLILRSPYLTHSLARRHNDRWSSVIGSFKTPTMRNVALTAPYFHTGDETTLDGVLDHYEQAGLEEPTNNNLHPALRVVAGEPAETDVPQSLRGALVAFLNALTDQRVKDSVAPFDHPSLKVPVDAAVEESSGRTPESFMKAADQF; encoded by the coding sequence ATGAAACACGTTTCACTCTTCGTCAGCATATGCCTGCTGGCGTTCTCGATTGCATTCACGACTGCCGAGGATCCTGTACCGCCCGTCACTCCCGGTGTGGTTGACTTATCCCTGGAGCCGTCACCACCTCTGACAGATGGCGATCGCAGGCAGCTTTGCCCACCATCCCCGCAACCCAAACCCTGGCTCATGATTCCTCATGGCGGAATGCATAGCGAAGGTTGTGAACGCGTGGCTTTGCAGGACCTGGAAATGGATTTTTCCGGGACACGGCGGAAAGCCGCTGAAATGCGGAAGGCCATGCTGGAACGGGAGCCCGTATCGACCCCTCAGCGGTTGAAGCGAAAAAGCGAAGTCAACGCCAATGCCATTGTGACGGATTTGTCAGAGCTTATTCAGGATCGAAACGCCGCCATTGCCCTTGGAAAAGCGTTCTTCTGGGACATGCAGGTGGGAAGTGATGGTCAGACCGCGTGCGCGTCTTGCCATTTCAGGGCCGGTGCTGATGGTCGAGGAGCTTCGATGGGCGTTGCGCGTCGAATGATGACTAACGATGCTGCCGCGGATGAATTCGGCACTGAGGACAGCGCAGATCTCGCAGACGAACTCTACGTAATCGTCTACCGGAATCGATGGCAACATATGACGAACTTTGATGACCTGCTGGCGAAACTGGCCGTGCAGGGTATGGAGCGGCTGCTTGCATCCCCGGAGAATCTGTCGACGGCAAGAAAAGCTATTGAAGTTTGTAAGTTGACTACCAGCGACGCAGCGGTTGTCAGTGCCTGGGATCGTATCAGTAAATCTCAGGATGCGGGTACGACGCCGTCCCGGCAGCAGGAAACAATCATTGAGCTTGTTATCAGCGCTCTTGAATTTGCAAAGATGGTCGAGCGGACATCAACCGGTGCTGTGCAAATCGCTGCGGCTGACGAGGGACTGAATTCACAAAGTGAAGAGAAGAAGGAACAACTGCGTACACGTTTGATCCAGGGCCTGAATCCGGATCAGTTACGTGCCGCCAGGAATCTCAGCCGTGCGTTCTCTCCGTTTAAGGAGGAAGTGGAAGCGGGGCTGAAGTCGCAGTCTGTCCGTGCGCCTGCATCGGAACCCACCGTCGGCTCGACAGCGAAACCGGAACAGGGGACCTTCCGCAAGCGTGAAGAACGACTTGCCAATGCTCCGACAGTAGTAAATGCGGCTATGAACGATCGACTGTTTCACGATGGTCGAGCGGCAAATGTTTTTAACGGCTACGATCACCTCGGAGATGAAGCGGGACGAGACGGCTACGGCAAATGGACGTATCAGGGTGGTCGCTGGAGACGAGTCCTGATTCGAATTCCGGATGCCGCGCTGGCATCTCAGGCGACTGGACCATTGTTGTCGGCTGCCGAAATGTCGTGGTTCGGAAGACAGTACCATCATGTCGCGAAAAAGCTGCTCGGTCGTTATCCGCTGAAGAATCAGGAGGTCAGTAAGTCCGACAGCCATCTGCATGCCTATGTGGCCAAAGATGGAACGGGGCTGTCTGTCACTTACGAGGAACTCATCCGGAAAGCATTCCGCCGGAAATGGTGGGCCGCGGATGTTCATGGACAAAAGTTGAGAGTGCAGGAAGGAGATTCACTTACGGGAAAGCGACCGTTCCTTCGACAGACGGAAATGAATTTCAGCCTTTTCTGGGGTGTTGCTCTGATGCTGTACCAGCAGGAACTCGTCTCTTCAGACTCGGAGTTTGATCGATTGATGGACTTGCGACGAAAGGGCGAATCGTTGTATCCCGAGGGAATCACGCACGCTGAGCGCGTCCGTATTCAGGAAATCATGAAGGGGCTGGGAGTCTTCCAGGGGCATGCATGTGCAGATTGTCATCGTGCACCGGAGTTTGCGGGGGCGACACTGGCGACTGTCTACGGCCCGATTCTGGAGTTTGAGGGACCACTGGATGCGGTAAATGCCGAAACTGAGCAAAATGAATTCGCCAACTGGCTGATGGCCGGGCAACCTGGCATCGATGCTCGTATTGAGCGGATGCTGTTCCGGGCGGACATGGCCCCGCGTTTTTATGATAGTGGTTTCTACAACATTGGAGTGACATCCGATGACCCCGCTGCAGAAGATTTTGATCCAGGCGTCGCAGGCGATGTTCGAATTGATCTGTCAACCAATTCGCAGGGGGCCTTGTTGAGTATTTCGCAGCGATTTGGTCAGGGGCTGGTGACGGATTTGATTTTGCGGAGTCCCTACCTGACTCATTCGCTGGCTCGCCGTCACAATGATCGCTGGTCCAGCGTGATTGGATCTTTCAAGACTCCCACAATGCGCAACGTCGCTTTGACGGCTCCGTATTTCCACACGGGAGACGAAACAACGCTTGACGGTGTGCTGGATCATTATGAACAAGCCGGACTCGAAGAACCGACTAACAATAATCTGCATCCGGCATTGAGGGTCGTGGCCGGAGAACCGGCGGAAACAGATGTTCCTCAGTCCCTTCGAGGGGCCCTTGTTGCATTTTTGAACGCTCTGACAGACCAGCGTGTGAAAGATTCAGTGGCTCCGTTCGATCATCCTTCACTGAAAGTACCTGTTGATGCTGCTGTCGAAGAATCGAGTGGTCGCACCCCCGAGAGCTTCATGAAGGCGGCCGACCAGTTTTAA
- a CDS encoding C1 family peptidase yields MPRSDIKMGWLPDLPDFRDYTEQTNTIHGLLKKVGVADPVSSTLPASVDLRQWCSPIEDQKSLGSCTANAGVALVEYFQRRAFGKHIDASRLFLYKVTRNLLGWTGDTGAFLRDTMKALVLFGVPPEKNWPYIIEDFEKEPTAFCYAFAQNYQAIQYYRLDPPGSTPDDIMNRLWANLAGGLPAMFGFTVYSSIYDHDVQNTGCIPFPAATEGIEGGHAVCAVGYDDDKVITNPNNNESTTGAFLIRNSWGTGWGESGYGWLPYEYVYKGLADDWWSLLDNEWIDTGEFSV; encoded by the coding sequence ATGCCGCGTTCTGATATCAAGATGGGTTGGCTGCCGGATTTACCCGATTTCCGGGACTATACCGAACAGACAAATACCATCCATGGGCTGCTGAAGAAGGTGGGAGTTGCTGATCCGGTGTCATCGACGCTTCCAGCGTCTGTTGACTTGCGGCAATGGTGTTCGCCGATTGAGGACCAGAAATCACTCGGCTCCTGCACGGCGAATGCCGGCGTAGCGTTGGTGGAATACTTTCAGCGGCGAGCTTTCGGAAAGCATATCGATGCCTCCCGCCTGTTTCTTTATAAAGTGACACGAAACCTGCTCGGCTGGACCGGGGACACGGGGGCCTTCCTTCGGGATACGATGAAGGCTCTGGTACTGTTTGGAGTGCCACCCGAAAAAAACTGGCCTTACATCATTGAAGATTTTGAAAAAGAACCGACTGCCTTCTGCTACGCATTCGCCCAAAATTATCAGGCCATTCAGTACTATCGACTGGACCCACCAGGATCGACGCCTGATGACATCATGAATCGTTTGTGGGCGAATCTGGCGGGCGGACTTCCGGCAATGTTCGGGTTTACTGTCTATTCCTCCATCTACGATCACGACGTCCAGAACACAGGATGTATCCCTTTTCCTGCGGCAACCGAAGGTATCGAGGGTGGTCACGCGGTTTGCGCTGTGGGATACGATGATGACAAAGTCATTACAAATCCCAACAACAATGAATCAACGACCGGTGCTTTCCTGATCAGAAATTCGTGGGGCACAGGTTGGGGTGAAAGCGGCTATGGCTGGTTGCCGTACGAGTATGTTTACAAGGGGTTGGCCGATGACTGGTGGTCTCTTCTCGACAACGAATGGATCGATACCGGCGAATTCTCCGTGTAA
- a CDS encoding SCO family protein has protein sequence MNDQQASPARRRALFGVGATAAAAVAWNQFRSVSAPGGDSARNDAVNGDRAQVLTPGARYSDHLPDVTLQTQSGRSVRLVSDLIQNKRVLVSFFYTHCNGICPLTSALFQRLRRPLADQFGEDICLISVTLDPLVDTPAELKRYAGLRDAEDEFNAQQTGLASWYFLTGSPEDVEAVRVGFGYTDPDPVLDADRTQHAGLFTFGNDRTNRWCTFPVGLDFDQTLAGIVRFLGTSSEHRYAWLPRPRQTPA, from the coding sequence ATGAATGATCAACAAGCATCTCCGGCACGTCGTCGCGCATTGTTTGGCGTCGGAGCAACAGCTGCTGCTGCGGTGGCATGGAACCAGTTTCGATCCGTGTCTGCTCCGGGGGGCGATTCTGCTCGAAACGACGCTGTGAATGGCGACAGGGCTCAGGTTCTTACGCCCGGAGCACGTTACTCCGATCATCTGCCGGACGTGACATTGCAGACTCAGAGCGGAAGATCTGTACGGCTGGTATCGGATCTGATTCAGAACAAACGAGTTCTTGTCAGCTTCTTCTACACACACTGCAACGGAATCTGCCCGCTGACCAGCGCTCTGTTTCAGCGGCTTCGCAGACCACTGGCGGATCAGTTTGGGGAGGATATCTGTCTCATTAGTGTGACGCTGGATCCGCTGGTGGATACGCCGGCCGAATTGAAGCGCTATGCCGGCCTGCGTGATGCAGAAGATGAATTCAACGCGCAGCAGACAGGTCTGGCTTCGTGGTACTTTCTGACAGGTTCACCGGAAGACGTTGAGGCAGTCCGGGTTGGTTTTGGATACACCGATCCCGACCCGGTCCTGGATGCCGATCGAACACAGCATGCCGGCCTGTTTACGTTTGGCAATGATCGCACAAATCGCTGGTGTACCTTTCCAGTGGGCCTTGATTTCGATCAGACCCTTGCGGGCATTGTCCGGTTTCTGGGTACGAGTTCTGAACATCGCTACGCCTGGTTACCGCGGCCACGTCAGACACCCGCGTAA
- a CDS encoding multicopper oxidase domain-containing protein codes for MDRRAFLRATGIAAAGTSTVSEVARAEGYRRCDQIHNKLTEADIDKWTTPLAVPRTVPTRVVTQKGDVQNPQLGGGSQQIAPEFLWHHGHLTDITREDLRAPGHETPRPQDIYRSEEAGSPVPLQFAELYTKAIVAEVIPGWLTRILCYGFKERDAGGNLVAEHFSTPGPTIKARAGHPLVVRLHNEIDPSLMLDVSMHQHGGHIVAHADGHPNFMVEPQSMADDPKPHAVGVRDYYYPNPVPKKVQQASDGSGSWTWTPQNEWDFGEIQNTMWYHDHAEDITAHNALLGLAGYFFLEDAPIPGKGEDDVTGPTGWRDYLPQKQIPLVFKDLCLCPITQSDQIQPAVKEKLKEGNFFGEARIHFDPFDHNGTLGNVHVVNGVAYPYQEVKFDTYWMRMLNASLARFYNLEWWVIHPVTRQARRLAFLRFGKDSWLFERPLDQSSVFIGMAARADVCMDFEQLQINADFAEFAKSDGSYEVMLVSTLNQKDGRGPGHGDNEQTVNNFPRGMADEIRDDRAAPLFLMKFIVKDDANDQATWPDSMVDPGPQQKKMEAPSILRYHHKLEVPRREDIFVRELNFERGRGAWQINKRFYDACIANIVPQLWSTELWILRNRSGGWWHPIHIHLESHQQLYVRAKNHRGERISLCREGYNPKEFDPDLLDGPEPLDLEKEILAWERSFNPQVLAERRHDANAHDFDASVWNLNIKHDTTVLGPNTEVHILMRFRTFEGPFVFHCHNLDHEDMRMMYQMDPRQGLGFPDEQLQVRHDYWFFRDPTGEEHCCEKTKGELA; via the coding sequence ATGGATCGAAGAGCATTCCTGAGGGCCACGGGAATTGCCGCGGCTGGTACTTCAACGGTCTCTGAAGTTGCAAGAGCTGAAGGCTATCGGCGTTGCGACCAGATTCACAATAAATTGACGGAGGCGGACATTGACAAATGGACGACTCCACTTGCTGTTCCCCGAACGGTTCCAACCCGGGTTGTCACGCAGAAAGGTGACGTTCAGAATCCGCAACTTGGTGGTGGATCACAGCAGATCGCTCCGGAATTCTTGTGGCATCACGGACATTTGACGGATATCACCCGTGAAGATTTACGGGCTCCGGGGCATGAAACGCCGCGCCCTCAGGATATCTACCGCAGCGAAGAAGCGGGTTCACCTGTTCCGCTGCAGTTTGCGGAACTGTATACAAAGGCGATCGTGGCAGAGGTCATTCCAGGATGGCTGACAAGAATCCTGTGCTATGGCTTCAAGGAAAGGGACGCCGGAGGGAATCTCGTTGCAGAACACTTCAGCACTCCCGGCCCGACGATCAAAGCAAGGGCCGGGCATCCTCTGGTTGTGCGTCTGCACAACGAGATTGATCCGTCTCTGATGCTGGATGTGTCGATGCATCAGCATGGCGGGCATATTGTCGCCCATGCCGACGGTCATCCGAACTTTATGGTCGAACCGCAAAGCATGGCGGACGATCCGAAACCCCATGCGGTGGGGGTTCGTGATTACTACTATCCAAATCCCGTTCCGAAGAAGGTTCAGCAGGCCAGTGATGGATCCGGATCATGGACATGGACTCCACAGAATGAGTGGGATTTCGGTGAAATCCAGAACACGATGTGGTATCACGACCACGCCGAAGACATTACCGCACACAACGCGCTCCTGGGCCTCGCTGGATATTTCTTTCTGGAAGACGCTCCGATACCGGGTAAAGGTGAGGATGATGTAACAGGGCCGACCGGCTGGCGAGATTATCTGCCCCAAAAGCAGATTCCACTGGTGTTCAAGGACCTGTGTCTTTGCCCAATTACGCAGAGTGATCAGATTCAGCCCGCAGTGAAGGAAAAGCTGAAGGAGGGCAACTTCTTTGGAGAAGCTCGCATTCACTTTGATCCGTTCGATCACAATGGCACGCTCGGCAATGTCCACGTTGTGAATGGTGTCGCATATCCGTATCAGGAGGTGAAGTTCGATACTTACTGGATGCGGATGCTGAATGCATCACTGGCACGATTCTATAACCTGGAATGGTGGGTCATTCACCCGGTGACACGGCAGGCAAGACGTCTTGCCTTTCTGCGTTTTGGAAAAGACAGCTGGCTTTTTGAAAGGCCTCTTGATCAGAGTTCCGTCTTCATCGGCATGGCGGCTCGAGCCGACGTTTGCATGGATTTTGAACAGCTTCAAATTAACGCCGATTTTGCGGAGTTTGCGAAGTCCGACGGGTCATATGAGGTCATGCTTGTCAGTACGCTGAACCAGAAGGATGGCCGGGGGCCGGGGCATGGGGACAATGAGCAAACCGTCAACAACTTTCCGCGCGGCATGGCCGACGAGATCAGAGACGACCGAGCTGCTCCGCTTTTCCTGATGAAGTTCATCGTGAAAGATGACGCAAACGACCAGGCCACATGGCCGGATTCGATGGTCGATCCCGGACCGCAGCAGAAGAAAATGGAAGCGCCCTCCATTCTGCGGTACCACCACAAGCTGGAAGTTCCCAGACGAGAAGACATTTTTGTTCGAGAGCTCAACTTCGAACGCGGACGCGGTGCATGGCAGATCAATAAACGCTTCTACGATGCGTGTATCGCCAACATCGTACCACAGCTCTGGAGCACGGAGTTGTGGATTCTGCGGAATCGCAGCGGCGGCTGGTGGCACCCCATTCATATTCATCTGGAATCGCACCAGCAGTTGTATGTGCGCGCGAAAAACCATCGCGGAGAACGAATCTCTCTGTGCCGAGAAGGTTACAACCCTAAAGAATTTGATCCCGATCTCCTGGACGGGCCAGAGCCATTGGATCTGGAAAAGGAAATCCTTGCATGGGAACGGAGTTTCAATCCGCAGGTTCTCGCCGAGCGGCGCCACGATGCGAACGCTCACGACTTCGATGCTTCCGTCTGGAATCTGAACATCAAGCACGATACCACCGTGCTTGGACCTAACACAGAAGTCCACATTCTGATGCGATTTCGTACGTTTGAAGGGCCGTTTGTGTTCCACTGTCACAATCTGGATCACGAAGACATGCGCATGATGTATCAAATGGATCCACGGCAGGGCCTTGGTTTTCCCGACGAACAACTACAGGTGCGACATGACTACTGGTTCTTCAGGGATCCGACGGGTGAAGAACACTGTTGCGAAAAAACGAAGGGAGAACTGGCATGA
- a CDS encoding proline racemase family protein, giving the protein MQKIRVIDSHTGGEPTRIIIEGGPDLGPGSLADQRQRFRDQFDHVRSAVNNEPRGSDFLVGGLLCEPSASDCSVGVIFFNNAGYINMCGHGTIGLMVTLNWLGKLKPGSHRIDTPVGVVTATLLDDHRVALQNVPSYRFRKDVPVFVPGHGEITGDIAWGGNWFFLVSEHGQQLELSRASQLSDFTLRIRAALEAGGITGEDGGVIDHIELFSPVETGEADSRNFVMCPGGAYDRSPCGTGTSAKLACLAADGKLQAGQVWRQQSIVGSIFEGSFEPAKEADVSTRHIIPTIIGSAWVTGDCTFFLDPSDPFRAGIRS; this is encoded by the coding sequence GTGCAAAAAATTCGCGTTATCGATTCACACACCGGTGGAGAACCCACGCGGATTATCATTGAAGGAGGTCCGGATCTGGGGCCGGGCTCTCTGGCTGACCAGAGGCAGCGATTTCGTGATCAGTTCGACCATGTTCGTTCCGCAGTGAACAATGAACCTCGAGGATCGGATTTCCTCGTGGGAGGGCTGCTTTGTGAGCCGTCCGCCAGCGACTGTTCTGTCGGCGTCATCTTTTTCAATAACGCAGGCTACATCAACATGTGCGGACACGGCACTATCGGTTTGATGGTGACCCTGAACTGGCTAGGAAAACTGAAACCGGGATCACATCGCATCGATACGCCGGTCGGCGTGGTGACGGCAACCCTTCTGGATGATCACCGAGTCGCACTGCAGAACGTACCTTCGTATCGTTTTCGCAAGGACGTTCCTGTTTTCGTACCGGGGCATGGCGAAATTACCGGAGATATTGCGTGGGGTGGTAACTGGTTCTTTCTTGTCAGCGAACATGGGCAGCAACTGGAACTCAGTCGGGCCTCGCAACTGTCCGATTTCACGTTGCGCATTCGCGCCGCCCTGGAAGCCGGCGGTATCACGGGTGAAGATGGCGGCGTCATTGATCACATTGAATTATTCTCTCCCGTAGAAACAGGAGAGGCCGACAGCCGAAACTTCGTCATGTGCCCGGGTGGAGCCTACGACAGATCTCCGTGCGGAACCGGTACCAGTGCAAAATTAGCCTGCCTTGCTGCAGACGGAAAACTTCAGGCAGGCCAGGTCTGGCGGCAACAAAGTATCGTTGGCAGCATTTTTGAAGGTTCATTTGAACCAGCGAAAGAAGCTGACGTTTCAACAAGACACATCATTCCAACCATCATCGGCTCCGCGTGGGTCACTGGTGATTGCACATTCTTCCTGGATCCATCGGACCCGTTTCGAGCGGGCATACGTTCATGA
- a CDS encoding methylated-DNA--[protein]-cysteine S-methyltransferase, translating to MFYTILDETPVGRLLIAGDDEGLRHVQFLKAEDSSNIPVNWEENVKKLREPIRQLKLYFTGKLRQFSLPLAGEGTEFQKKVWAALCDVPFGETASYGEIAAAIRKPTASRAVGMANGRNPISIIVPCHRIIGASGKLVGYGGGLENKKTLLRHEGATGWSI from the coding sequence ATGTTCTACACGATTCTCGATGAAACGCCGGTTGGACGCCTTCTTATTGCCGGAGACGATGAAGGGCTGAGGCACGTTCAGTTCCTGAAGGCTGAGGATTCCTCAAATATCCCTGTGAACTGGGAAGAAAACGTCAAAAAACTTCGCGAACCAATTCGACAATTGAAACTGTATTTCACCGGAAAGCTCAGACAATTCAGCCTGCCTCTGGCAGGTGAAGGAACGGAATTCCAGAAAAAAGTCTGGGCAGCACTGTGCGACGTACCCTTCGGCGAAACAGCAAGTTACGGAGAAATTGCCGCTGCCATCAGAAAACCAACGGCATCGCGCGCTGTGGGAATGGCTAACGGTCGCAACCCCATTTCGATTATTGTTCCCTGCCATAGAATCATCGGGGCCAGCGGAAAACTTGTTGGTTACGGTGGCGGACTGGAGAATAAGAAAACCCTGCTTCGACATGAAGGAGCGACAGGCTGGAGTATCTGA
- a CDS encoding FAD-dependent oxidoreductase, with protein MTHSTNDTSSNVSGQAKHTVIIGGGIIGAFAAYYLRQTGRRVTICERSWFGSAASHGNCGYVSPSHVLPLCRPGQIMNGLKGLFSTQRALRIQPRLSPSFWSWMLKFASRCNEQDALEAGKSRHALLQSAASLYRQVIRDENLNVEWTEDGLLFVFRDQHEFDHYRSIDKWLSENFGIRADAIEGSEALTSLEPALKPGLAGAWHYKIDAHLRPDKLMSELKRLLLKNGVKIEEQCPVDGFVMDRGRATAVRTPAENIAADEFVVCTGSWTPFLNKELGCSIPIQPGKGYSITMARPARCPRYPMILEECHVAITPFHEGYRVGSTMEFAGYDTSLNPRRLSYLRTGASQYLHEPTAEPVEEEWYGWRPMTWDGKPYIDRSPRFENVWVAAGHNMLGISMGPSTGKLIAELLDGTPTHIDISPFRIGR; from the coding sequence ATGACACACAGCACAAATGACACGTCTTCAAATGTGTCCGGCCAGGCAAAACACACCGTCATCATCGGCGGCGGCATTATCGGCGCGTTCGCAGCCTATTACCTGCGACAAACCGGACGACGGGTCACTATCTGCGAACGAAGTTGGTTTGGATCGGCTGCCTCGCACGGCAATTGCGGCTACGTCAGCCCAAGTCACGTGCTGCCGCTTTGTCGGCCCGGCCAGATTATGAATGGGTTGAAAGGCCTTTTCAGCACTCAAAGAGCGCTACGTATTCAACCACGACTGTCGCCATCATTCTGGTCGTGGATGCTGAAATTCGCTTCTCGCTGTAACGAGCAGGATGCACTGGAAGCCGGAAAGTCTCGCCATGCTCTGCTGCAGTCGGCTGCGTCGCTTTACCGTCAGGTGATTCGAGACGAAAATCTGAACGTGGAATGGACCGAAGATGGTCTGCTGTTTGTTTTTCGCGACCAGCATGAATTCGATCACTATCGATCCATCGACAAATGGCTTTCGGAGAACTTTGGTATTCGGGCCGACGCAATTGAAGGAAGCGAAGCCCTGACATCACTTGAACCGGCCCTGAAGCCAGGACTGGCCGGCGCGTGGCACTACAAGATCGATGCTCACCTGAGACCCGACAAATTGATGAGTGAATTAAAGCGGCTGCTGCTGAAGAATGGTGTGAAAATCGAAGAGCAATGCCCGGTCGACGGATTTGTTATGGACCGCGGCAGAGCGACAGCAGTTCGAACACCAGCAGAGAACATCGCTGCCGATGAATTTGTTGTCTGCACGGGCTCCTGGACTCCATTTCTGAACAAAGAACTGGGATGCAGTATCCCGATCCAGCCCGGCAAAGGCTATTCCATTACGATGGCAAGGCCTGCACGATGTCCGCGATATCCGATGATTCTGGAAGAATGTCATGTCGCGATCACACCATTCCACGAAGGTTATCGAGTCGGAAGCACCATGGAATTTGCAGGTTACGACACCTCGCTCAACCCAAGGCGGCTCAGCTATCTGCGAACTGGCGCATCGCAGTATCTGCACGAACCTACTGCCGAGCCCGTTGAAGAAGAATGGTACGGCTGGCGTCCCATGACATGGGATGGCAAACCTTATATTGATCGTTCGCCCCGATTCGAGAACGTCTGGGTGGCAGCCGGACACAACATGCTGGGCATCTCAATGGGACCTTCAACCGGAAAGCTCATCGCCGAGTTACTTGATGGGACGCCGACTCACATTGACATCTCTCCCTTCAGGATCGGCAGGTAA
- the murD gene encoding UDP-N-acetylmuramoyl-L-alanine--D-glutamate ligase, with translation MKKQVQANAIPFMHPGLRVTIMGLGAFGGGVAAARYLCLHGCRVSITDLRQESELQQSIDSLADVPIEQMAFGEHPQAFFDDCDLLVVNPAVKPDNALVQRSVSRGATITTEIELFLQQNPARVIAVTGTNGKSTTSALIHRILQGHFQQESAATRSTDVPHVWLGGNIGVSLLPELPHIRERDWVILELSSFQLEQLRKNRFRPDIAVITNFSPNHLDWHETMEAYHAAKQGLLDAQRGDDIAIVPDDFNEDAQCVPPWRVRAKRFTFGLTDTSEDGAFLQDGMLILRQSSGTSGTTMEDSVRFQMPPQLPGRHNEQNVAAACAAAWLAGANSAFFSRAIHTFQPLPHRLQLVAVRNERRFYNDSIATTPESAIQALRVFSGRVILLAGGYDKKQDLRTLAAEIASRAAVVVLMGQTAPILQALIEDQITRCARQDTLKIRTGADFQDSFAKAVELSGPGDIVLLSPGCASYGWFRDYRDRGDQFIALANTWHANDNS, from the coding sequence ATGAAAAAGCAGGTTCAGGCGAATGCCATTCCGTTCATGCACCCGGGCTTACGTGTCACGATCATGGGCCTGGGTGCATTCGGCGGGGGCGTGGCGGCTGCCAGATATCTCTGCCTTCACGGATGCCGTGTTTCGATTACGGACCTGCGTCAGGAAAGCGAATTACAACAATCCATTGATTCACTTGCCGATGTCCCGATCGAACAAATGGCCTTCGGAGAACATCCGCAGGCGTTCTTCGACGACTGCGATCTGCTTGTCGTGAATCCGGCTGTCAAGCCGGACAATGCTCTGGTGCAGCGATCTGTTAGCCGAGGAGCCACGATCACCACGGAGATCGAGCTCTTTCTGCAGCAAAATCCTGCCCGAGTCATTGCGGTTACAGGAACGAATGGAAAGTCCACGACATCAGCTTTAATTCATCGAATTCTGCAGGGCCACTTTCAGCAGGAATCTGCCGCAACCCGTTCCACTGATGTGCCTCATGTCTGGCTGGGGGGTAACATCGGCGTCAGTCTGCTACCCGAACTGCCTCATATTCGTGAGCGTGACTGGGTGATTCTTGAACTGAGCAGTTTTCAGCTGGAACAACTGCGTAAGAATCGTTTCCGCCCTGACATCGCCGTGATTACAAACTTCAGTCCCAACCATCTGGACTGGCACGAAACGATGGAAGCGTACCATGCTGCGAAGCAGGGCCTTCTGGACGCCCAGCGCGGCGACGACATCGCCATTGTCCCGGATGACTTTAACGAGGACGCTCAGTGCGTTCCGCCATGGCGAGTCCGGGCGAAACGATTTACTTTTGGCCTGACAGACACCAGTGAAGACGGCGCCTTTCTTCAGGATGGAATGTTGATTCTGCGGCAATCCAGCGGAACTTCGGGCACGACGATGGAAGACAGCGTGCGATTTCAGATGCCGCCTCAGCTACCGGGGCGTCACAACGAGCAAAACGTTGCGGCCGCATGCGCGGCCGCGTGGCTGGCTGGAGCCAATTCCGCATTCTTCAGCAGAGCTATTCACACTTTCCAGCCGCTGCCTCATCGCCTGCAACTTGTCGCAGTACGAAACGAGAGACGTTTCTACAACGATTCCATCGCAACAACGCCCGAATCTGCCATACAGGCTCTGAGAGTGTTTTCCGGACGCGTAATCCTGCTGGCCGGTGGCTACGACAAGAAACAGGATCTCCGGACACTGGCCGCAGAGATAGCGTCAAGGGCAGCCGTTGTCGTCCTGATGGGCCAGACCGCGCCGATACTGCAGGCATTAATTGAAGACCAAATCACAAGATGCGCAAGACAGGACACGCTGAAGATTCGAACAGGTGCAGACTTCCAGGACTCCTTCGCCAAGGCAGTTGAACTGAGTGGGCCAGGCGATATCGTGCTCCTTTCACCGGGCTGCGCAAGTTACGGATGGTTTCGCGATTACCGCGACCGCGGTGACCAATTCATTGCACTCGCCAATACATGGCATGCAAATGACAACAGTTGA